From bacterium:
ACGACACCTCGTCGAATCCCAACACCGCGTTGACGCAGGCACGGCGGGCGGTCGAACAGGACGGCGTGCAACTCCTGATCGGGCCGTACCTGGCGAACGAAGGATTGGCTGTTGCCCCGTACGCCGAGCAGCACAAGGTCCCGCTGTTCCTGCCGACCGTGTCGGCCGATGATCTGACACAGCGCAAGGCCAGCCCGTACGTGACGAAGGTGGCGGGTTGGTCGTCCAGCCAGACGACCCATCCCGCGGGGGGATGGGCGTACGACAAGGGCTACCGCACCGCCGCGACGCTTGGAAACGCGTACGCGTTCGCGTACGAGAGCGTCGGCGGGTTCGTGCAGACGTTCACCGAGAAAGGCGGCCGCGTCGAAAAGCAGCTCTGGACGCCGCTCGGGACGACGGACTTCAGTCCCTACCTCTCCCAGATCCAGGCGCAGCACCCCGACGTCGTCTTCGTCTGCGTGGTCGGGGCCGACGCGGTGCACTTCCTGCAGCAGTGGAGTTCGTTCGGGCTGAAAGGCAAGGTGCCGCTTGTCGTGCAGGAAACCGTGACCGATCAATCGAGCATCCGCACGCTCCAACCCGAGCAGGTGCTCGGGATCATCGCGTTCTCCCACTACGCCGAAGGCCGCGACGACCCGGCGACGCAGCGATTCGTGTCGGACTACGCAGCGGCGAATCACGTGTTGCCTTCCTACATGGCCGCGGGATTTTATACGGCCGCGCAATGGATTCAGACCGGGCTCCAGACGGTCCACGGGGACGTGGCGGATCAGGCGAAGTTCCTCGCCGCGGTGCGGTCGGTCGCGCTCAGCGACTCGCCATTCGGGCCGCAACGGCTGGATCCGTACGGCGCCCCGGTCGAGAACGTCTACGTGCGCGAGGTCCAGCGGGTGCCCGACCGGTACGCGGCCTACGCCAAGACGTGGAACGTCGTGATCCAGACGTACCCCGCCGTGTCGCAGTTCTGGACGTACAAGCCCGCGCAGTACCTGGCGCAGCCCGTATACTCGAACACGTTTCAGGGGATCGTCAAGTAGCCGCCGCGTCGTGAGATCGGCGCGGCGCCCCGGCGCCGACGCGGGCCGCGACCGGGCGACCCCTCCCGGTGCCGAGCGATGACATTCTACGCGCAGAACCTGCTGGGCGGGTTGGCGTACGGGAGCCTGCTGTTCCTCATCGCGTCCGGGTTCACGCTGATCTTCGGCCTGATGCGCGTCGTCAACATCGCGCAGACGTCGTTCTTTCTGGTCGGGGTGTACACCGGGCTCACGCTCCTTCGGGCCCACGTCCCGTTCTGGCTCGCGGTCCCGCTGGCCGGCGCCACGGTCACCGTGATCGGCCTGTTCATCTATCGGGTGTTTCTGCACCGGTACCACGCGGACGAGCTGGTCGCGCTGTTGCTCACGCTCGGGTTCGCCTTGATGCTGGACGACGGTGCGCTGGCGCTGTGGGGCGGGAACCCGGAGTCCGTGCCCGCGCCCGGCGCGCTCGCGGCATCGCTGCAGCTGGGTGCGCTCGTGTTTCCGTCGTACTGGCTGGCGCTGATCGGGATCAGCCTGTTGATCGCCGCGGCGCTCCGGACGATGGAGCGCCGCACGATGCTGGGCGCGATCATCCGGGCCGGCGTGGACGACGAGGAGATGGCCCGGGGCCTCGGGATCGACGTGGACCGCGCGTTCTACGTCGTGTTCGCCATCGGGGCGTTCCTGGCGGGCGCCGGGGGCCTGCTGGGCGGACCGATCACCGGCGCGTATCCCGGCCTGGACGGCGACCTGCTCCCGCTCGCGTTCGCCGTGATCATCATCGGCGGTATCGGCAGCTTGGAGGGCGCATACGTCGGCAGTCTGATCATCGGACTCGTGAGCACCTTCGGCAAGGCGCTGTTCCCGGAACTCTCCTACTTCACGATCTTCGTGCCCGTGGCCGCGATCATGTCGCTGCGCCCTCAGGGGCTGCTGGGGAGAAGGCGCTAGCCGTGCCGCGCGCGGCGGTGGCGGCGACGGTGGTGGCGGCGGGCGCGCTCGCGGCGCTCGTGCCATCGCTCGGGCTGCCGCAGTACTATGTCTCGCTGCTGACCCAGACGTGGATCTTCGGCATCGCCGCGATGAGCCTCGACCTGTTGGTCGGGTTCACGGGGCTGGTCAGCTTCAGCCAGGCCGCGTTTTTCGGCACGGCCGCCTACATCGTCGGGATCGCGCAGACGCAGTACCACCTCGCGGCGTTCTGGCCCGCGCTGGGGCTGGCGGTGCTGGGCGCCGCGGGCCTCGCGGCCGTCTTCGGACTCTTGGCGCTCCGGGGGGAAGGCGTGAGCTTCATCATCATCACGCTCGCGCTCAACGAGATCGTCTGGGGGCTTGCGTATCAGTGGGTGTCCGTGAGCGGGGGCGACAACGGGATCACCGGGTTCGTCCGCCCGGTGGTGGCCGGCGTGGATCTCACGGGCACCGCGCCGTTCTACCGATTCTGCCTCGTCGTCCTCCTCGTCTGCTTCGGCCTGCTCGTCGCGATCGTGCGCTCGCCGTTCGGATTAGTGCTCCAGGGCCTGCGGGAACGGCCGCGCCGGATGGCCGCGCTCGGGTACAACGTGCGGATGTTCCGGTACGCGGCGTTTGTGCTCGCCGCCGCGTTCGCCGGCGTCGCCGGCGTGCTGTTCGCGTACTACAACGAGTTCGTCGGTCCCGTCAATCTCAGCCTCGACACGACCGTGCAGATCCTGATCATGGTGATCCTGGGCGGCGCCGGCACGCTCGTCGGGCCCCTCGCCGGCGCCGCGGTCGTCGTGTTCGTCAGCAACGCTCTCAGCAACCTCACGCAGCGTTGGGAGCTGATCCTCGGCGCGGTGTACGTGGCCATCTTGCTATACGCGCGCGACGGGTTGGTCGGTATCGGCCGCCGGCTGTGGCGGGCTGCGAGCGGTCGTGACCTGGGACGTCCCGGCGCCGCGTCCGCGATCCGACCCGCGGTGTCGCCCGGCGATGCGGAGCGCGAGCCGTGACGACGGACGCGTGCCTGGACGTCCGGGGCGTGTCGGTGCGCTTCGGGAGCCTGCAGGCGCTCGACGACGTGTCGCTCACGGTGCGCCCCGGGGAGCGGCGGGGGATCATCGGCCCGAACGGCGCCGGAAAGTCCACGCTCTTCAATGCGATCGCGGGCGAGGTCATGCCAAACGCCGGGACCGTCCTGTTGCAGGGGCGGGACATCACGCGCC
This genomic window contains:
- a CDS encoding ABC transporter substrate-binding protein: MRRLFGGSCLVLALLLAGVTVRVVAPRGLPAGGVAAASPSIKIGLLAPTTGVAAAPGHDMINGWKLWWAQHGDTVAGVKIDTTYYDTSSNPNTALTQARRAVEQDGVQLLIGPYLANEGLAVAPYAEQHKVPLFLPTVSADDLTQRKASPYVTKVAGWSSSQTTHPAGGWAYDKGYRTAATLGNAYAFAYESVGGFVQTFTEKGGRVEKQLWTPLGTTDFSPYLSQIQAQHPDVVFVCVVGADAVHFLQQWSSFGLKGKVPLVVQETVTDQSSIRTLQPEQVLGIIAFSHYAEGRDDPATQRFVSDYAAANHVLPSYMAAGFYTAAQWIQTGLQTVHGDVADQAKFLAAVRSVALSDSPFGPQRLDPYGAPVENVYVREVQRVPDRYAAYAKTWNVVIQTYPAVSQFWTYKPAQYLAQPVYSNTFQGIVK
- a CDS encoding branched-chain amino acid ABC transporter permease is translated as MTFYAQNLLGGLAYGSLLFLIASGFTLIFGLMRVVNIAQTSFFLVGVYTGLTLLRAHVPFWLAVPLAGATVTVIGLFIYRVFLHRYHADELVALLLTLGFALMLDDGALALWGGNPESVPAPGALAASLQLGALVFPSYWLALIGISLLIAAALRTMERRTMLGAIIRAGVDDEEMARGLGIDVDRAFYVVFAIGAFLAGAGGLLGGPITGAYPGLDGDLLPLAFAVIIIGGIGSLEGAYVGSLIIGLVSTFGKALFPELSYFTIFVPVAAIMSLRPQGLLGRRR
- a CDS encoding branched-chain amino acid ABC transporter permease, with the protein product MPRAAVAATVVAAGALAALVPSLGLPQYYVSLLTQTWIFGIAAMSLDLLVGFTGLVSFSQAAFFGTAAYIVGIAQTQYHLAAFWPALGLAVLGAAGLAAVFGLLALRGEGVSFIIITLALNEIVWGLAYQWVSVSGGDNGITGFVRPVVAGVDLTGTAPFYRFCLVVLLVCFGLLVAIVRSPFGLVLQGLRERPRRMAALGYNVRMFRYAAFVLAAAFAGVAGVLFAYYNEFVGPVNLSLDTTVQILIMVILGGAGTLVGPLAGAAVVVFVSNALSNLTQRWELILGAVYVAILLYARDGLVGIGRRLWRAASGRDLGRPGAASAIRPAVSPGDAEREP